The Jiangella sp. DSM 45060 genome contains the following window.
CCGGCACATGCTCGACGTCAACGAGGCGGTCGGGTTCGCGCCCATCGGCTACGAGGGCTGCTGGCAGCTCACCCCCTGACGGCGGCGGCGACGCGCTCGGCCACGGCGTGCGGCTCGGCTCCGGCCGTGTCGACGACGGTGTCGGCGGCCGGCCGCAGCCACGGCAGCGCCGCCGCATACGGCGCCAGGTGGTCCAGCCGCCACTGGCGGGCGCCGGCCTCGACGGTGTCGCCGTCGATGCGCCGCCGCAGCGTGTCGTCGTCGGCGTGCAGGAGCACGAGGTGCACCGGGAGGCCGGCCTTCTCCAGCCCCGTCCGCAGCTCCTGCCAGTACGCCTCGACCAGCACCGTCTGCGGCACCACCAGCGTGCCCCCGACGTAGGCGTGCACCTGCGCGGCGGTCTCGACGACCAGCCCGCGCCATGGTGGCCATTCCTGGAAGTCGTCGACGGGCACGGAGCCGAGCACGTGGCGCAGCATGTAGCCCACGTACTCGGAGTCGAGGATGCGGGCGTCGGGGAGCAGCGCCGTCAACTCCTTCGCCGTCGTCGTCTTGCCCGCCCCGAACGTCCCGTTCAGCCATACGATCATGCGTCCCGAAAATATCCGGTTCGCAACGGGTCTGGCCGGACGATACCCGCCTAGACTCGTGCGGGTCTGGAACTCCGATGGGGGGCCGGCCGCGCCGGCTGAGGAGTGATGGCCATGGCCATGACGCAACGCCGGCTCGGACCGCTGGTCAGCGGTCGCCGTACCAAGTGGGTCGTCCTGGTGTTCTGGCTCATCGTGCTGGGCGTCGGGTTCCCGCTGTCGGCGAAGCTCACCGGCGCGCAGGAGAACGACACCGCGTCGTGGCTGCCCGGCTCGGCGGAGTCGACCCAGGTGTTCGAGGTGCAGCAGGACGCCTTCCAGTCCGGCGAGGAACTGCCCGCCATCGTGGTCTACGAGCGGCCGGGCGGCATCACGCCCGACGACCAGGCGACGGCGGCCGCCGACGTCCAGGCGTTCGCGGACGTCGAGCACGTCAGCGGCGACATCGTCGGGCCCATCCCGTCCGAGGACGGCGAGGCGTTGCAGGTCGTCGTCCCCATCGATCCCGGCGACGGCGGCTGGTTCGCGCTCGGCGACGCCGTCGACGAGATGAACGGCATCGTCGGCGACGCACCCGACGGACTGAACGCGTACGTCGCCGGCCCGGCCGGCGTCTCCGCCGACTTCGCCGACGCGTTCGAGGGCATCGACAGCACGCTGCTCTACGCGGCGATGGGTGTCGTCATCGTCATCCTGCTGTTCTCGTACCGCAGCCCGGTGCTCTGGTTCATCCCGGTCTTCTCGGCGTTCACCGCGCTGACCGCGGCCCAGGCCGTCGTCTACCTGCTGGCCGAGTACGCCGACGTCACCGTCAACGGGCAGACCGCCGGCATCCTGCTGGTGCTGGTGTTCGGCGCCAGCACCGACTACGCGCTGCTGCTCATCGCGCGCTACCGCGAAGAGCTGCGCCGGCACGAGGACCGGCACGCGGCCATGGCGTTCGCGCTGCACCGGGCCGGTCCCGCCATCGTCGCGAGCGCCGCCACCGTCGCCGTCGGCATGCTGTGCCTGCTGGCCGCGGAGATGAACTCGACCCGCGGCATGGGCCCCGTACTGGCGATCGGCGTCATCATCGGGCTGGCGGCCATGCTGACGCTGCTACCGGCGCTGCTCGTCATCACCGGGCGGTGGGTGTTCTGGCCCCTGAAGCCGCGGTTCGGGTCGGCCGAGCCGACGGAGCGCGGGTTCTGGGCGAAGATGGGGCGCGGTATCGCGCGCCGGCCGCGCATTGTGTGGATCGGCACCTCGCTGGCCCTCGGCGCGCTGGCACTCGGGCTGCTCGGCCTCAACACCGGCGTCATCGAGAACAAGGACGCGTTCGTCGACCGGCCCGCGTCCATCACCGGTGAGGAGGCGCTGGCCCGGCACTTCCCCGCCGGCACCGGCAGCCCGGTGATCGTGGTCGCCGACGCCCCGGCGGCCGACGACGTGCGTCAGGCCTTCGAGGACACCGACGGCATCGCCGAGGTGGCCGAGCCGGTACCGCTCGGCGACCTCGCCTACATGGAGGGCACCCTCGAGGCGGCGCCGGACAGCCCAGCCGCCCAGGACACCGTCGAGGCGGTCCGCGACAGCGTGCACGCCGTCCCCGACGCGAACGCACTGGTCGGCGGCAATACCGCGATCGCCCTGGACGCGCAGGAGGCGGCCAGCCGCGACAGCGCCGTGATCATGCCGCTGGTGCTGGCCGCGGTGCTCGTCATCCTCATGATCCTGCTGCGCGCGTTCGTCGCCCCGCTGGTCCTGATCGCGACGGTCGTGTTGTCGTTCGCGGCGGCGCTCGGGCTGAGCTCGCTGATCTTCGAGCACGTGCTGGGGTTCGCCGGCGCCGACACCGCCTTCCCGCTGTTCGTCTTCGTCTTCCTGGTCGCGCTCGGGATCGACTACAACATCTTCCTCATGACCCGCGTCCACGAGGAGGCGCGCCAGCACGGCACCCGGCGCGGCGCCCTCATCGGCCTCGCCGCCACTGGCGGCGTGATCACGTCGGCCGGCCTGGTGCTGGCGGGCACGTTCGCGGTGCTGGCGACGCTGCCGGTGGTGGCGTTCGCGGAGATCGGGATCACGGTGGCGCTGGGCGTGCTGCTGGACACGCTGATCGTGCGGTCGATCCTGGTGACGGCGCTCAACCTCGACATCGGGCGGTTCATGTGGTGGCCCAGCGACCTTTACCGGCGCTCCGAGCCGCCGGCGGCGCTGGTGGCGCGGGAACCGGCTGACGTGACGGAGACGCCCCGCCCCGTGCGGTGACGGTGGCCGGTCGCCGCGGTCGCGGGCGTCAGCGGTGGCCGGCGCCCGGTCCGTCCGGCCGTCCCCTGCTACCGTTCACCGCATGTCTGCTTCGTCCGCGGCCGCTTGCGCCGCAGTGACCAGGGCGCCCCGCTAGCGGCGGGCGTTCGGCTCACACCTCTTCCTGGACGTCCAGCCGCTTCGCGATCTGACCGGAGCGGCACGTTTGTGCTGCTCGGAGCCCTTTCTGAGCGACGGAGCAGCTGATGTTTCCAAGGATCGACTCCGCACGCGCATGGCTGGTGCTGTGTGCGATGGCCATGCTGCAGTTCTTCATCGCGGTCGACGTGACCGTGGTCAACATCGCCCTGCCCGCCATCGGCGCCGGCTTCGGCGTCGACGGTCACGCCCTGACCTGGGTGGTGGTGGGGTACACGGTCACCGGGGGCGGGCTGCTGCTGCTCGGCGGCCGGCTGGCCGACCTGCTCGGACGGCGGCGCATGCTGCTGCTCGGCACCGGGCTGTTCGGCGCCGCGTCGCTGCTGGCTGGCCTGGCCCCGACGTTCGGCCTGCTGGTGGTCGCGCGGCTGCTGCAGGGCGCCGGCGAGGCCATCGCACTGCCGGCCGCGATGGCCACCATCGTCCTGATGTTCCCCGAGGGTCCCCGGCGGTCGCGGGCCCTGAGCGTGTGGGCGGCGGTGGCCAGCTGCGGTCTCGTGCTCGGGTTCGTCCTGTCCGGGATCATCACCGCCCACCTGGGGTGGCGGTGGATCTTCCTGATCGCGGTCCCGTTCATCGTGGTCGTGCTGCTGGCGGCCGTCTTCCTGGTCGACCGTGACCGGCCGGTGGCCGGGGACGCCGCGCCGCTGGACCTGCCGGGCGCGCTGCTGCTGACCGCGTGCCCGCTGCTGTTCACCTTCGGCGTGGTCGAGGCCGGTGGGTCCGGATCCGTCTGGGTGATCGCGGGGGCGCTGACCGGGGCGGTGGCCGCAGGGGCCGGGTTCGTGCGGGTCGAGGCACGCTCACGCGATCCGCTGCTGCCGCTGCGCTTCTTCGCCCACCGCACGCGGGTGGCGGCCAACCTGACCACGATGCTGCTGAGCGGGGGGTTGTCGACGTCGTTCCTGCTGTTCACCTTCTATCTGCAGGACCGGCTGGGCATCGGCCCACTGGTCGCGGGTCTGACGATGCTGCCGCTGGCCGTCTCGCTGATCGCGTTCTCCGTCCTCGTGCCCCGCCTGCTGGGCCGCTGGGGAGCACGCGCCTGCGTGCTGGCCGGCATCGGCTTCACCGCGGCCGCGATGGCCGCGATCGCGCTCGTCTCGGCCCTGGAAGCGGGAGGGACGGCGATGATCCCGGCCATGCTCCTGATCGCGGCCGGGATGGGGTTCGGCATCGTGGGACTGCAGTACGTCGCGGTCAGCGGCGTCACCGAGGACGACGCCGGGATCGCCTCGGGCATCCAGCGGGCGGCCGACCAGCTGGGCGGTGCGACCGGGGTCGCGATCTGTGTCGGGATCGGGTTCGCGCCGGCCCTGCACTCCCGCGACCCGTTCCTGGTCGCCACCCTGCTGGCCGCCGCCGGGCTCGTGGCCGGTGCGGTCGTGGCCTGGCGCCTGCCCGCGCGGGTGCCCGCACCGGACCTGCGGGAGCCGGCCGGGTAACCGCTGCAAGGATCTTGCGCAATTCTGTCGTATGCTTTCGCCCATGGCTGGACGACTGACTGAGGTGGCCGCGAAGGTCGGCGTGAGCGAGGCGACCGTGAGCCGGGTGCTGAACGGGCGCCCGGGGGTGTCCGAGGCGACCCGCGAGGCGGTCCTGACGGCGCTGGACGTGCTGGGGTACGAGCGGCCGACGAAGCTGCGGGGCGAACGGGCGCGGCTGGTGGGGCTGGTGCTGCCGGAGCTGCAGAACCCCATCTTCCCCGCGTTCGCCGACGTCGTGGGCGGGTCGCTGGCGCAGCAGGGCCTGACGCCGGTGCTGTGCACGCAGACGGTGGGCGGGGTGTCGGAGGCCGACTACATCGAACTGCTCTTCCAGCAGCAGGTGGCGGGCGTGCTGTTCGCCGGGGGGCTGTACAGCGGCCGCAACGGCGCGCACGACCACTACGCCCGCCTGATCGAGCGCAAGCTCCCGACCGTGATGGTCAACGCGGGCATCGACGAGCTGCCGTTCCCGCGGGTGAGCTGCGACGACGCGGTGGCGACGGAACAGGCGGCGGGCCATCTGCTGTCGCTGGGGCACACCCGGATCGGGCTGATCCTGGGGCCTCCGGACCACGTGCCGTCGCAGCGGAAGCTGGCCGCGGCGCACACCAGGCTGGCGGCGGCGGGCGTCGGCCTCCCGGACGACCACGTCGAGAACGCCATGCACTCCCTGGAGGGCGGCCAGGCCGCCGCCGCCCGCCTGCTCCGCCGCGGCGTCACCGCCCTCATCTGCGCCAGCGACCCCATGGCCCTCGGCGCCATCCGCGCCGCCAAGCGCGCCGGTCTGCGCGTCCCGCACGACCTCTCCGTCGTCGGCTACGACGACTCCGCGCTGATGAACTGCACCGAACCCCCGCTGACGACGGTCCGTCAGCCGATCGAGGCCATGGGCAAGGCCGCCGTCGACCTCCTGGTCGGGCTGATCAGCGGGCACCGGGTCGAGTCCGACGAGCTGCTCTTCGAGCCGGAGCTGGTGGTCAGGGGCTCGACGGCGCCACCGCCGGCACGCAACCAGACGCAGATCTAGTTATTGCAACTTTCTGTCTAACTATTGCGCGGCGATGTCGCGCTCGTTACCGTGACCGCCATGGAAATCGCGTGGTGGCGCAGCGCCGTCATCTATCAGGTGTACGTGCGCAGCTTCGCCGACGGGAACGGTGACGGCACCGGCGACCTCGCCGGCGTCCGGGCGAGGCTGCGCTACCTCGCCGACCTCGGCGTCGACGCGCTGTGGTTCAGCCCGTGGTATCCGTCGCCGATGGCGGACGGCGGCTACGACGTGGCCGACTACCGCGACATCGACCCGGCGTACGGGACGCTCGAGCAGGCCGAGCGGCTCATCGCCGAGGCGAGGGACGTCGGCCTGCGCACCATCGTCGACATCGTCCCGAACCACGTGTCCGACCAGCACGCCTGGTTCCAGGCCGCGCTCGACGCCCCGCCCGGGTCGCCGGCCCGGCAGCGGTTCTGGTTCCGGCCCGGACGTGGCCCGGGCGGAGCGGAGCCGCCGAACGACTGGAGCTCGATCTTCGGCGGCCCGGCCTGGACCCGGACGAAGAACGCCGACGGCACGCCCGGCGAGTGGTACCTGCACCTGTTCGCGCCGGAGCAGCCCGACCTCAACTGGACGCACCCGCTGGTCTGGCACGAGCACGAGCAAGTCCTGCGGTTCTGGTTCGACCGCGGCGCCGCGGGCGTGCGCATCGACTCCGCCGGGCTGCTGGCCAAGCACGCCGACCTTCCCGACGTCGACCCCGCCCACGCGCCCGGCCAGCACGTGCACACCGACCGCGACGAGGTGCACGACATCTACCGCAGCTGGCGGCGGCTGGCCGACGGCTATCCGGAGCCGCGGGCCCTGATCGGCGAGATCTGGCTGCCCGACCTCGAGCGGCTGGCCCGCTACCTGCGCCCGGGCGAGCTGCACACCGTCTTCAACTTCGACTTCCTGGTCTGCCCGTGGGAGCCGGACCGGCTGCGCGCCAGCATCGAGCGGAGCCTGCACTTCCACGACCAGGTGGACGCGCCCGCCACCTGGGTGCTGTCGAACCACGACGTCACCCGCCCGGTGACGCGCTACGGCCGGGCCGACACGTCGTTCGCGTTCGAGACGAAGCGCGCGGGCACCGCGTCGGACCTGACGCTGGGCCTGCGACGGGCGCGGGCGGCGGCGCTGCTGATGCTCGCGCTGCCCGGCTCGGCCTATGTCTACCAGGGCGAGGAGCTGGGCCTGCCGGAGGTCGAGGACATCGCGCCCGACCGCATCCAGGACCCCATGCACTTCCGCTCCGGCGGCGTCGACCCCGGCCGCGACGGCTCCCGGGTGCCGATCCCGTGGAGCGGTGCGGCGCCACCGTACGGGTTCGGCGCGACCGGCGACACCTGGCTGCCGCAGCCCACGACCTGGGCGGACCTGACGGTCGAGGCGCAGCAGCGCGACCCCGCCTCGACCCTGCGCTTGTACCGCGCCGCGCTGCGGATCCGCAAGGGCGAGCCCGCGTTCGGCGACGGCGCGCTGACCTGGCTGGACGCCCCGCCCGACGTGCTCGCGTTCCGGCGCGGCGAGGACGTCGCGTGCGTCGTCAACCTGTCGGCGGGCCCCGTCGCCCTGCCCCAGCACGAGGAGGTCCTGCTCGCCAGCGCGGACCTCGACGACGGCCGGCTCGGCTCCGACGCCGCCGTCTGGCTACGCCTGACGACCACCGACAACGGATGGAGCACGAGATGAGCAGCACACGCAGACACCTGGGCGCCGCGGCCGCGGCCGTGATGGCGTTGAGCCTGGTGGCGGCCTGCGGATCCGACGACGAGCCCGCGGCCGACGGCGGCAGCCCGGGCGGCGACGGCGGCGGCGAGCAGGTCACCATCAGCGTGAGCAACCTGCCGCCGGCGACGGAGTCGGCCACCCGCGAGGCGTTCCTCGCCCGCGTCGAGGAGTTCGAAGCGGCCAACCCGGACATCACCATCGAGCCGAGCGAGTACGAGTGGGACGTGACGACGTTCGCGGCCCAGCTCGCGGGCGGCACGCTCCCGACGACGTTCGAGTTCCCGTTCACCGACGGCCAGGCGATGATCGAGCGCGGCCAGCTGGCCGACATCACCGCCGAGGTGGAGGCGCTCCCCTACGCCGCGGAGTTCAACCCCAGCGTCCTCGAGGTCGCCCAGGACGACAGCGGCAACATCTTCGCCGTCCCGACCGCCGCGTACGGCATGGGCCTGCACTACAACCGGGCCATGTTCGAGCAGGCCGGCCTGGATCCGGACCAGCCGCCGACGAGCTGGGCCGAGGTCCGGGAGTACGCCGACGCCATCGCCGAGGCCACCGGCCAGGCCGGGTTCGCGCAGATGAGCCAGAACAACACCGGCGGCTGGATCCTGACGACGCTCACGTACGCGCTGGGCGGCCGCATGGAGGACGGCTCCGGCGACGACGTCACCGCCACGCTGGACAACGACGGCACCAAGGCGGCGCTGGAGCTGCTGCGTCAGATGCGCTGGGAGGACGACGCCATGGGCGACAACTTCCTGTTCGACTGGGGCACCATCAACCAGGCGTTCGCCGCCGGCCAGGTGGGCATGTACATCGGCGGGTCGGACGTCTACAACAGCCTGGTGACGGAGAACGGCATCGACCCGGCCGGCTACGGGCTGACGGTGCTGCCGCTGGAGGGCGGCGACGCCGGCGTTCTGGGCGGCGGGACGATCGTCGGCGTGCGGCCGGACGCCAGCGAGGCCGAGCGCGCCGCCGCGGTGAAGTGGATCGACTTCTTCTACATGAGCAAGCTGACCCAGCAGGACGCCGCACTGGCCGACGCCGAGGCGCTGGTCGCGACCGACGCGCCGCTGGGCACGCCGGCCCTGCCGATCTTCGGGGCCGAGCAGCTGGCCGAGTCCGACGCCTGGGTGGCCGACCTCGTGAACGTGCCGCTGGCGCAGATGATGCCGTTCAAGGAGAACATCCTGGACCAGCCGCTGGTGCCGGAGCCGCCGGTGCGCGCCCAGGACCTGTACGCCGAGCTGGACGCCGTCGTGCAGGCCGTGCTGACCGACGAGAACGCCGACATCGACGCCCTGCTCGAGACCGCGAACGGCAACGTCGCCGCGCTGGTCGAGGCCGGCTGAGGCACGGCACGGCCGATGGGAGGACCGAGGTGAGCGCGACCGTCCGCTGGGTCCGCGGCGGCGGGCTGAGCACGCTGCTGCTCCTGCTGCCGTTGCTGCTGGTGTTCGGCTACTTCGCCTGGTTCCCCATCGGCCGCGCCGTGGTGATGAGCTTCCAGGAGACCAACCTGGTCGCCGACCCGGCGTGGGTGGGCCTGGACAACTTCCGGCACGTCCTCGACGACCCGCTGTTCTGGACGTCGGTGCGCAACACCTTCGTCTTCACCGGGCTGGCGCTGCTGTTCGGCTACCCGGTGCCGCTGCTGCTGGCGGTCGTCATGAGCGAGCTGCGCCGCGGCCGGGGCGTCTACAGCGCGCTGGCGTACCTGCCGGTCGTGGTGCCGCCCGTGGTGGCGGTGCTGCTCTGGCGGTTCTTCTACGACGCCAGTCAGACCGGCGTCTTCAACACCATGCTGGGCTGGGTCGGCCTGGGTCCGTTCGCCTGGATCCAGGACGCGTCGACGGCGATGCCGTCGCTGGTGCTGCAGGCGACGTGGGCCAACGCCGGGGCGACGGTGCTCATCTACCTGGCCGCGCTGACGGGAGTCCGCGGCGACCTGTACGACGCGGCCGAGGTCGACGGCGCGGGGCTGTGGCGCAAGATCTGGCACGTCACGCTGCCGCAGCTGCGCGGCGTGCTGCTGATCACGTTGATCCTGCAGGTCATCGCCACGTTCCAGGTGTTCACCGAGCCGTACCTGATGACGAACGGCGGCCCGCAGAACGCCACCGTCACCGTGCTGCTGCAGATCTACAACTACGCGTTCCGGTTCGGTGACTACGGCGCCGCGACGGCACTGTCGGTGCTGCTGGCGCTGTTCCTGGCGGTGCTGTCCGCCGTCTACTTCCGGCTCACCCGGTCCTGGAGCACCACATGAGCGAGACCGTCGAGGACGAGGTCCGGGTCGCGGCGCCGGCCCCGGCCGCCCCGGCGGCGCGGACCGCCCGTCGCCCGCGGCGAGGCGCGGCCGACACCGGCGAGCGCGGCATCCTCTCCGGCTACGACCGTGGCCGCACGGGCACCCGCTGGGGCCTGCGCGTCGCCCAGGGGCTGGTGCTGGTGCTGCTGGTCGTGGCCAGTCTCGGCCCGATCCTCTGGCTGGCCCGGGCGTCGGTGAGCACCACGCAGGACACGCTGCGCACGCCGATGGCGTTCTGGCCCAGCGGCATCGACTGGGCGAACCTGTCGACGGCCTGGAACCAGGCGCAGATCAGCCACTACTTCGCCAACACCGTGTGGGTGGCGCTGGGCTCCTGGTTCGTGCAGCTGCTGGTCGCGACGACCGGCGGCTACGTGCTCGCGGTGCTGCGCCCGCGGTACGCGCCGGTGGTGTCCGCCGCTGTGCTGGCCACGCTGTTCATCCCCGGCGTCGTGGTGCTGGTGCCGCTGTTCCTGACCGTCCTCGACCTGCCGGTGGTGAACGCGTCGCTGCTCAACACGTACTGGGCGGTGTGGCTGCCGGCCGGCGCCAACGCGTTCAACGTGCTGCTGGTCAAGCGGTTCATGGACGGGCTGCCGCGCGACGTCTACGAGGCGGCCCGAATGGACGGCGCCGGCCCGCTGCGGATGCTGTGGTCGGTGGTGCTGCCGATGTCGCGGCCGATCCTCGGCGTCGTCTCGATCTTCGCCTTCCTCAACGCGTGGAAGGACTTCCTCTGGCCGCAGATCGTGCTGCCGGAGCCGACGCTGCAGCCGCTGTCGGTGCGGCTGCCGCTGATCCGCGACACCGTCGAGCTGGACGTGTTCCTGGCCGCGCTGCTGATCTCGATGGCGCTGCCGATCGCGATCTTCCTGGTGTTCCAGCGGCTGTTCCTGCGCGGCGCCGGGCTGGGCGGCGCCGTCAAGGGCTGACGGCGGCCGCCACGGCGTCACCGGCCAGGGTGACGGCGCCGACCAGCGGCGCGTCCTGGGCGAAGCGCGACACGACGACGTCGGGCCCGAACACCAGGTGGGTGCGCAGCTGCTGGGTCAGTCGTGACACGATCCGCGCGCTGGCGGTCAGGCCGCCGAACAGCACCACCCGCTCCGGGTCGAGCAGCAACGACATCGCGACGACGGCCCGCGCCAGCGCGTCGATGCGGCGGTCGACGAGGTCGCTCAGCTCCGGGCGAGCGTCGGCGACGAGCTCGGCCGCCCCGCCGTCCAGACCGTGCGCCGCCGCGAGGTCGTCCAGGACCCGCCCGCCGAAGAATGCCTCCAGGTGCTCCTCGTCCGGGTGCAGCGGTCCGGAGCCGACCAGGGTGTAGCCGATCTCCCCCGCCGCGCCGTGGTGGCCCGGCAGGACCCGGCCACCGACGACGAGCGCCGCCGCCACCCCGGTGCCCAGGCCGAGGACCAGGCCCGGATCGGCGTCGGCCAACCGGCCGTGCCGCGCCTCGGCCAGCGCGGCCGCGTTCACGTCATTCCACACGGGCACCGGCATCTCGCCGAGCCGCGCCCGCAGCGCGTCGGCCAGCCGCAGCTCACCCCAGCCCGGCACGTTCGGGGCGAGGTCGATGCCGTCGGGACGGACGACGCCCGGGGTGGCGACCCCGGCCGCCAGGAGCGGGCGGCCGGACTCCGAGACCAGCTTCTCCGCCGCGTCCAGCGCTCTGGCCAGCGCGCGTTCGGCGCCGTCTCCGGCGTGGGTGGGCAGCCGGACCCGCTCCACGATGGTGCCGTCGGGCTCGGCCAGCGCCAGCGCCATCTTGGTGCCGCCGAAGTCGATGCCCAGGATCTGTCCGGTCGAGAGAGTGCTCACGCGGCGGTCCGCTCCCGCACCACGTCGTCGAGCGTCCGCGCGGCGGCGTCCAGCCGGGACCGCAGCGCCGTCAGGTGTGCGGCGGACTCGTCCACGCGGGCCCGCAGCAGCGCTACCTGCCGCCGGACCTGCGCCGAGCCGGGGCCGTCGGCCTGCTCGCGGCGCAGCACCCGGGCGGGGTCGTTGGCGGCGGCGATGAGCTCCGTGGCCGCGTCCTCGGTGACGCCGCTCAGCCCGAGCTCCGCGGCCACCTCGAGCACCGTCGCCGTCGTCCACCGGTCGGGCGGCGACTCGCGCACCAGCCGGCCCACGACCGAGTGGGCGGCGCGGAACGGGACGCCGGACGCCGTCAGCGCGTCGCTGGCCGCCGTGGTGGTGGCGCCGGTGGCGACGATCTGCGCCGCGTCCGGCGTCGACAGCGGCTCCACCCGCGCGATCAGGCCGCCGAGCAGGCGGAAGAACCGCCGCGCGCGGTCGTTGCTGTCCCACAGCCGGGTCTGGACGTCGGTGGTCGCGTTGTTGGAGTCCTCCCACCAGGCCGCGCCGACGTTGTTGAGCACCGAGGCGGCGTCGGCCGCGGTCGCGCCGGCCATCGAGACCAGGTGCTCGACGACCACCGGGTTGCGCTTCTGCGGCATGATGCTGCTGCCCTGCGTGAACTCCGGCGGCGTGGTGATCCACTGCCAGCTCAGCCAGTCCATCAGCGTGCGCACGAACCGGGCGCCGGTGGCCAGCACCTGGGCGTTGAGCGTGGCCACGCGCATCAGGTAGTCGGCGCCGGCCACGGCCTCGTAGGAGTTCACGATCAGCCCGTCGAAGCCGAGCAGCTCCGCGACCCGCGCCGGGTCGATGTCGAGGTCGGTGCCGGCGAAGGCGC
Protein-coding sequences here:
- a CDS encoding carbohydrate ABC transporter permease, translated to MSATVRWVRGGGLSTLLLLLPLLLVFGYFAWFPIGRAVVMSFQETNLVADPAWVGLDNFRHVLDDPLFWTSVRNTFVFTGLALLFGYPVPLLLAVVMSELRRGRGVYSALAYLPVVVPPVVAVLLWRFFYDASQTGVFNTMLGWVGLGPFAWIQDASTAMPSLVLQATWANAGATVLIYLAALTGVRGDLYDAAEVDGAGLWRKIWHVTLPQLRGVLLITLILQVIATFQVFTEPYLMTNGGPQNATVTVLLQIYNYAFRFGDYGAATALSVLLALFLAVLSAVYFRLTRSWSTT
- a CDS encoding ABC transporter substrate-binding protein yields the protein MSSTRRHLGAAAAAVMALSLVAACGSDDEPAADGGSPGGDGGGEQVTISVSNLPPATESATREAFLARVEEFEAANPDITIEPSEYEWDVTTFAAQLAGGTLPTTFEFPFTDGQAMIERGQLADITAEVEALPYAAEFNPSVLEVAQDDSGNIFAVPTAAYGMGLHYNRAMFEQAGLDPDQPPTSWAEVREYADAIAEATGQAGFAQMSQNNTGGWILTTLTYALGGRMEDGSGDDVTATLDNDGTKAALELLRQMRWEDDAMGDNFLFDWGTINQAFAAGQVGMYIGGSDVYNSLVTENGIDPAGYGLTVLPLEGGDAGVLGGGTIVGVRPDASEAERAAAVKWIDFFYMSKLTQQDAALADAEALVATDAPLGTPALPIFGAEQLAESDAWVADLVNVPLAQMMPFKENILDQPLVPEPPVRAQDLYAELDAVVQAVLTDENADIDALLETANGNVAALVEAG
- a CDS encoding AAA family ATPase, whose amino-acid sequence is MIVWLNGTFGAGKTTTAKELTALLPDARILDSEYVGYMLRHVLGSVPVDDFQEWPPWRGLVVETAAQVHAYVGGTLVVPQTVLVEAYWQELRTGLEKAGLPVHLVLLHADDDTLRRRIDGDTVEAGARQWRLDHLAPYAAALPWLRPAADTVVDTAGAEPHAVAERVAAAVRG
- a CDS encoding LacI family DNA-binding transcriptional regulator, whose translation is MAGRLTEVAAKVGVSEATVSRVLNGRPGVSEATREAVLTALDVLGYERPTKLRGERARLVGLVLPELQNPIFPAFADVVGGSLAQQGLTPVLCTQTVGGVSEADYIELLFQQQVAGVLFAGGLYSGRNGAHDHYARLIERKLPTVMVNAGIDELPFPRVSCDDAVATEQAAGHLLSLGHTRIGLILGPPDHVPSQRKLAAAHTRLAAAGVGLPDDHVENAMHSLEGGQAAAARLLRRGVTALICASDPMALGAIRAAKRAGLRVPHDLSVVGYDDSALMNCTEPPLTTVRQPIEAMGKAAVDLLVGLISGHRVESDELLFEPELVVRGSTAPPPARNQTQI
- a CDS encoding MMPL family transporter, with the translated sequence MTQRRLGPLVSGRRTKWVVLVFWLIVLGVGFPLSAKLTGAQENDTASWLPGSAESTQVFEVQQDAFQSGEELPAIVVYERPGGITPDDQATAAADVQAFADVEHVSGDIVGPIPSEDGEALQVVVPIDPGDGGWFALGDAVDEMNGIVGDAPDGLNAYVAGPAGVSADFADAFEGIDSTLLYAAMGVVIVILLFSYRSPVLWFIPVFSAFTALTAAQAVVYLLAEYADVTVNGQTAGILLVLVFGASTDYALLLIARYREELRRHEDRHAAMAFALHRAGPAIVASAATVAVGMLCLLAAEMNSTRGMGPVLAIGVIIGLAAMLTLLPALLVITGRWVFWPLKPRFGSAEPTERGFWAKMGRGIARRPRIVWIGTSLALGALALGLLGLNTGVIENKDAFVDRPASITGEEALARHFPAGTGSPVIVVADAPAADDVRQAFEDTDGIAEVAEPVPLGDLAYMEGTLEAAPDSPAAQDTVEAVRDSVHAVPDANALVGGNTAIALDAQEAASRDSAVIMPLVLAAVLVILMILLRAFVAPLVLIATVVLSFAAALGLSSLIFEHVLGFAGADTAFPLFVFVFLVALGIDYNIFLMTRVHEEARQHGTRRGALIGLAATGGVITSAGLVLAGTFAVLATLPVVAFAEIGITVALGVLLDTLIVRSILVTALNLDIGRFMWWPSDLYRRSEPPAALVAREPADVTETPRPVR
- a CDS encoding glycoside hydrolase family 13 protein; the protein is MEIAWWRSAVIYQVYVRSFADGNGDGTGDLAGVRARLRYLADLGVDALWFSPWYPSPMADGGYDVADYRDIDPAYGTLEQAERLIAEARDVGLRTIVDIVPNHVSDQHAWFQAALDAPPGSPARQRFWFRPGRGPGGAEPPNDWSSIFGGPAWTRTKNADGTPGEWYLHLFAPEQPDLNWTHPLVWHEHEQVLRFWFDRGAAGVRIDSAGLLAKHADLPDVDPAHAPGQHVHTDRDEVHDIYRSWRRLADGYPEPRALIGEIWLPDLERLARYLRPGELHTVFNFDFLVCPWEPDRLRASIERSLHFHDQVDAPATWVLSNHDVTRPVTRYGRADTSFAFETKRAGTASDLTLGLRRARAAALLMLALPGSAYVYQGEELGLPEVEDIAPDRIQDPMHFRSGGVDPGRDGSRVPIPWSGAAPPYGFGATGDTWLPQPTTWADLTVEAQQRDPASTLRLYRAALRIRKGEPAFGDGALTWLDAPPDVLAFRRGEDVACVVNLSAGPVALPQHEEVLLASADLDDGRLGSDAAVWLRLTTTDNGWSTR
- a CDS encoding MFS transporter, with the protein product MAMLQFFIAVDVTVVNIALPAIGAGFGVDGHALTWVVVGYTVTGGGLLLLGGRLADLLGRRRMLLLGTGLFGAASLLAGLAPTFGLLVVARLLQGAGEAIALPAAMATIVLMFPEGPRRSRALSVWAAVASCGLVLGFVLSGIITAHLGWRWIFLIAVPFIVVVLLAAVFLVDRDRPVAGDAAPLDLPGALLLTACPLLFTFGVVEAGGSGSVWVIAGALTGAVAAGAGFVRVEARSRDPLLPLRFFAHRTRVAANLTTMLLSGGLSTSFLLFTFYLQDRLGIGPLVAGLTMLPLAVSLIAFSVLVPRLLGRWGARACVLAGIGFTAAAMAAIALVSALEAGGTAMIPAMLLIAAGMGFGIVGLQYVAVSGVTEDDAGIASGIQRAADQLGGATGVAICVGIGFAPALHSRDPFLVATLLAAAGLVAGAVVAWRLPARVPAPDLREPAG